A portion of the Deltaproteobacteria bacterium genome contains these proteins:
- a CDS encoding ubiquinol-cytochrome c reductase iron-sulfur subunit: protein MKVINDNTTRRKFLSTAFMGFGLVFGLGTLMVRFVQFLVPEARKKRSSEILIGRVSDFDEGGVSNLEVSNRMIALVRTGGGFTAFSRRCTDLGCLVSWDQGRKQFVCPCHQGVYDADGEVVSGPPPRPLDRYDVKVDGDYIYINIMEA, encoded by the coding sequence ATGAAGGTCATAAACGACAACACGACGCGGAGGAAGTTCCTGAGCACAGCCTTCATGGGCTTCGGCCTCGTCTTCGGTCTCGGCACCCTCATGGTGCGTTTCGTCCAGTTCCTCGTGCCCGAGGCGCGGAAGAAACGCTCCAGCGAGATACTCATAGGGCGGGTGAGCGACTTTGACGAAGGCGGCGTAAGCAACCTCGAGGTCTCCAACAGGATGATCGCCCTCGTCAGGACCGGCGGGGGCTTCACGGCCTTTTCGCGCCGGTGCACGGACCTCGGATGTCTCGTGAGCTGGGACCAGGGACGGAAACAATTCGTCTGCCCCTGCCACCAGGGCGTCTACGACGCCGACGGCGAGGTCGTATCGGGACCGCCGCCGCGGCCGCTCGACCGCTACGACGTGAAGGTGGACGGCGACTACATCTACATCAATATCATGGAGGCGTAA
- a CDS encoding cytochrome C552 — MKLKDSELIKYVIGLLSLILFAALTAVGYVEVKARSGKSDYYVSAKNQDCIDCHLKKSVGEGGIRDWMESRHAAKGIGCFECHGADKEDADAFEHEGDYIAVVVTPKDCARCHKTISEEFQASRHAGAAGFIDSLDNVLGNIIEGPAAADSGCRQCHGSVVRVLEDGRLDPATWPNSGMGRINPDGSKGSCSACHGRHRFSKAQARQPENCGKCHMGPDHPQIEIYNESKHGILYRANIDDMNLDNPKEKWIAGRDYQYPTCVTCHMSATDSQPLTHDVGKRISWTLRPEVSIKLDDWEKKRKAMKDVCTSCHSPEYVDNFYVQYDSVVTLYNEKFGRPAKEAMEKLRSSGKLTPTPFDEKIEWTYFELWHHEGRRARMGASMMGPDFTQWHGFYEVAKHFYNEFIPELRELDPALAYTLLSADEHRWRQGLSREQIEKTIDFYRKRYSQ; from the coding sequence ATGAAGCTGAAGGATTCGGAACTGATAAAGTACGTCATAGGACTTCTGAGCCTCATCCTCTTCGCGGCTCTCACGGCCGTGGGCTACGTGGAGGTGAAGGCGAGGAGCGGCAAGAGCGACTACTACGTGTCGGCCAAGAACCAGGACTGCATCGACTGCCACCTGAAGAAATCGGTGGGCGAGGGCGGCATCCGCGACTGGATGGAGAGCCGCCACGCCGCCAAGGGCATAGGCTGTTTCGAGTGCCACGGCGCCGACAAGGAGGACGCCGACGCCTTCGAGCACGAGGGCGACTACATCGCCGTGGTGGTGACGCCCAAGGACTGCGCCCGGTGCCACAAGACCATAAGCGAGGAGTTCCAGGCCTCGCGCCATGCCGGGGCCGCGGGCTTCATAGACTCGCTCGACAACGTGCTCGGCAACATCATCGAGGGGCCGGCGGCCGCCGACTCTGGCTGCCGCCAGTGCCACGGCAGTGTTGTGCGGGTTCTCGAGGACGGAAGGCTCGATCCCGCCACGTGGCCGAACTCGGGCATGGGGCGCATAAACCCCGACGGCTCAAAGGGCTCGTGCTCGGCCTGCCACGGCCGCCACCGCTTCTCCAAGGCCCAGGCCCGCCAGCCCGAAAACTGCGGCAAGTGCCACATGGGCCCCGACCACCCGCAGATCGAGATCTACAACGAGAGCAAGCACGGCATCCTCTACAGGGCCAACATCGACGACATGAACCTCGACAACCCCAAGGAGAAGTGGATAGCGGGCCGGGACTACCAGTACCCCACCTGTGTCACCTGCCACATGAGCGCCACAGACTCGCAGCCGCTCACACACGACGTGGGGAAACGCATCTCCTGGACCCTGCGTCCCGAGGTCTCCATAAAGCTCGACGACTGGGAGAAGAAGCGCAAGGCCATGAAGGATGTCTGCACCTCATGCCACTCGCCCGAGTACGTGGACAACTTCTACGTCCAGTACGACTCGGTCGTCACGCTCTACAACGAGAAGTTCGGCCGTCCGGCCAAGGAGGCGATGGAGAAGCTGCGCTCCTCGGGCAAACTGACGCCCACGCCCTTCGACGAGAAGATCGAGTGGACCTACTTCGAGCTCTGGCACCACGAGGGGCGCCGGGCCCGCATGGGCGCGTCCATGATGGGTCCCGACTTCACCCAGTGGCACGGCTTCTACGAGGTGGCCAAGCACTTCTACAACGAGTTCATCCCCGAGCTGCGGGAGCTCGACCCGGCGCTGGCCTACACGCTCCTCTCGGCCGACGAGCATCGCTGGCGCCAGGGGCTCTCCAGGGAGCAGATAGAGAAGACCATCGACTTCTACAGGAAGAGGTACAGCCAGTGA
- a CDS encoding sulfurtransferase TusA family protein, which produces MRRPEGCDVARRLDARGLCCPMPSVKTSLALESMAGGEVIEVLTDDLISKRDLPRWAEATGNELLGLVEEDSTVRIYIRKGGGL; this is translated from the coding sequence ATGAGGAGGCCTGAGGGCTGTGACGTGGCGAGAAGGCTCGATGCGCGCGGGCTTTGCTGCCCCATGCCCTCGGTCAAGACCTCGCTCGCCCTCGAGTCCATGGCCGGCGGCGAGGTGATCGAAGTGCTTACCGACGATCTCATCTCGAAGCGCGATCTGCCCCGCTGGGCCGAGGCCACGGGAAACGAACTGCTCGGTCTTGTCGAGGAGGACTCGACCGTGAGGATATACATAAGGAAGGGCGGCGGCCTGTAG